The nucleotide window AGTTTCCGATCGGAGTGGGCCGCAGCAGAAAGCGCGCCGATATCGCGGTATTCGGACCCGGGCAAGACCACACTCAGAACAACGCATACATCTTGGTCGAGACCAAGAAGGCAGACATTAAGCCGTCGCATAAAACGGAGGGCGTCGACCAGCTGATTTCGTATATGTCGGCGTGCCTAAACACCAAATACGGTATGTGGACGAATGGCGACGACCGACTCTGCTTCGCCAAGCGACCTGATGGGAAGGGCGGCTGGACTGTCGATGAGATCATCGACATACCGGGCCTCGGTCAGACGGAGGAGGACGCCCAGCGTCCCAAGCGCAAAGACTTGAAGCCGGCAACAGCTGACAATCTCCTTTTCGCTTTCCGGCGCTGCCACAACTACATCGCCGCTCACGAGGGCAAACAGAAGACCGAGGCCTTTTGGGAGTTGCTCAAACTGATCTTCACCAAGATCGAGGACGAGCGATCAAAGGTGATCAGCTTCTATGCCACTCCAAGCGAGCGGGAAAACAGCTCGATCGCCACCGCCGCGAAGAAGCGCATTCAAGACCTGTTCACCACGAAAGTGGTGAAGAAGTACCCCACCATCTTCGACGTCAAAGACACCGAGATCGATTTGAAGCCGACGGTCGTCGCCTACGTCGTAACGCAGCTGCAGGGTTACTCGCTGCTGGCCTCACCGGTCGACGTGAAGGGCGTGGCCTACGAAGAGATCGTAGGTTCCAACCTTCGCGGCGATCGCGGCGAATTCTTCACCCCTCGAAACGCTTGCCGAATGGCTGTCTCGATGATTAACCCGCAGCCGGAAGAACGCCTCCTGGATCCATCATGTGGGACTGGCGGTTTCCTCATCGCCGCAATGAACCACGCGCTCGAATTCATCGAGCGATCGGAGCGGGAGCAGTGGGTCGATCCCGCAAACGGAACCGACTCCGAGCGAGAAGAGCTTTTCCGACGCAGAACTGAGTATCTATCGCAAAACGTATTCGGCATTGATCTCAACCCTGCATTGGTTCGAGCGGCCAAGATGAATATGGTCATGAACAACGACGGGTCCGGTGGGCTCTTCCAAGGAAACACCCTTGAGAATCCACATCGGTGGGATGCCCTCACGCGCAAGGCGATCCCACTTGGCAGCATCGACGTAATCGTCTCGAATCCCCCTTTCGGCGCCAAGATCCCGGTCGACGACGAAGACACCCTGTCTCAGTACGACCTCGCCGCTACGTGGGATCAAGACGAGGGCGGCAACTGGGATATCCGAGTGGATCGGCACGGCAGCAGTGTGCTGCAGAAGTCGCAACCGCCAGAAATCCTGTTTAT belongs to Mycolicibacterium aromaticivorans JS19b1 = JCM 16368 and includes:
- a CDS encoding N-6 DNA methylase; this encodes MSVPPMPVAPTVVPVGSVPDGKVSDYLTGKLLNDTPEEYVRQNIEKALVRQYKYSAKDCEPEFPIGVGRSRKRADIAVFGPGQDHTQNNAYILVETKKADIKPSHKTEGVDQLISYMSACLNTKYGMWTNGDDRLCFAKRPDGKGGWTVDEIIDIPGLGQTEEDAQRPKRKDLKPATADNLLFAFRRCHNYIAAHEGKQKTEAFWELLKLIFTKIEDERSKVISFYATPSERENSSIATAAKKRIQDLFTTKVVKKYPTIFDVKDTEIDLKPTVVAYVVTQLQGYSLLASPVDVKGVAYEEIVGSNLRGDRGEFFTPRNACRMAVSMINPQPEERLLDPSCGTGGFLIAAMNHALEFIERSEREQWVDPANGTDSEREELFRRRTEYLSQNVFGIDLNPALVRAAKMNMVMNNDGSGGLFQGNTLENPHRWDALTRKAIPLGSIDVIVSNPPFGAKIPVDDEDTLSQYDLAATWDQDEGGNWDIRVDRHGSSVLQKSQPPEILFIERALQLLKPGTGRMAMVIPNGILNNPGLAYVRHWLVRHAQILAVVDMHRDLFQPGNDTQTSMVLMRRLSAEEVAEAEITGLDYPLFMAVAEKIGHDKRGNVIYRRTDEGEDALISRVETVTEIDQKTGGEVRRDITVTERQVDDELPEVATAYLRWLSEQK